A DNA window from Roseovarius sp. Pro17 contains the following coding sequences:
- a CDS encoding SDR family oxidoreductase, whose translation MSPAGRVAIVTGAGRGIGQAIALRLMADGYTVLGCGRNARADDFPKAAHWVQASVAETLGASEIADAAQKLGRVALLVNNAGVQVEKTVADSTDADWDLVIGANCRGVFNMCRAVLPQMQQTGGVIINIGSISASAADPSMALYNASKAFVHGLTRSIAVDHGPNVRCNAIAPGWILTEMADDAFALADNPESAKRDALARHPVGRMGAPEDIANMVSWLTSDQAAYVSGANFTVDGGMTAASPINPGLF comes from the coding sequence ATGAGCCCGGCGGGCCGCGTCGCAATCGTCACCGGTGCCGGGCGTGGCATCGGTCAGGCCATCGCTCTGCGCCTCATGGCCGACGGCTATACCGTCCTTGGCTGTGGTCGTAATGCCCGCGCGGATGATTTCCCGAAGGCCGCGCACTGGGTTCAAGCCAGCGTGGCAGAAACATTAGGCGCAAGCGAGATCGCCGATGCCGCCCAAAAGCTGGGCCGCGTTGCCCTGCTGGTCAATAACGCGGGCGTGCAGGTGGAAAAAACCGTGGCGGACAGCACCGATGCCGACTGGGATCTGGTGATTGGTGCCAATTGCCGGGGCGTGTTCAACATGTGCCGTGCAGTGTTGCCGCAGATGCAGCAAACCGGCGGCGTTATCATCAATATCGGCTCGATCTCAGCCAGTGCTGCGGACCCTTCGATGGCGCTTTATAACGCCAGCAAGGCGTTCGTGCATGGCCTCACCCGCTCGATCGCTGTCGATCACGGGCCGAACGTGCGCTGCAACGCCATTGCGCCCGGCTGGATCCTGACGGAAATGGCCGACGACGCCTTTGCGCTGGCGGATAACCCCGAGTCTGCCAAGCGCGACGCCCTCGCCCGCCATCCCGTGGGCCGCATGGGCGCGCCCGAAGATATTGCCAACATGGTGTCGTGGCTGACCTCGGATCAGGCAGCTTATGTCAGCGGTGCCAACTTTACCGTGGATGGCGGGATGACCGCTGCCTCCCCTATCAATCCGGGACTGTTTTGA
- a CDS encoding SDR family NAD(P)-dependent oxidoreductase: protein MKLQGKTALVTGGRGGIGRAICARFLAEGARVYAADLREGGSLELPCGAAEFIRLDVSSEDEVRAAMTRVESEAGKLDILVNAAGIEIEKTIEDTTLEEWNRSFAVNVTGTFLTSKYALPLMRKAAQNGTTASLINFGSYDGFIADPGLAAYCATKGAVHALTRAMACDHGPEGIRVNAICPGYIDTPMLQSFFTGDGSGGGGKDISELQQAVRDVHPMRAYGTPDDIANLVNWLASDEARYASGQLWVLDGGLSAQVQQMKL, encoded by the coding sequence ATGAAGCTGCAAGGCAAGACTGCCCTCGTCACCGGCGGGCGGGGCGGCATTGGGCGCGCAATCTGCGCAAGGTTTCTGGCCGAGGGCGCACGGGTCTATGCGGCTGATCTAAGGGAGGGTGGCTCGCTGGAGTTGCCCTGTGGCGCGGCAGAATTCATCCGGTTGGACGTAAGTAGCGAAGACGAAGTGCGCGCTGCGATGACCCGCGTCGAAAGCGAGGCTGGTAAGCTGGATATCCTGGTAAACGCAGCGGGTATCGAGATTGAGAAAACCATCGAGGACACCACCCTTGAGGAATGGAACCGCAGCTTTGCCGTCAACGTCACCGGCACCTTCCTGACCAGCAAATATGCCCTGCCCCTGATGCGCAAGGCGGCGCAGAATGGCACCACCGCATCGTTGATCAATTTCGGCTCCTATGATGGATTCATTGCCGACCCCGGCCTTGCCGCCTATTGCGCGACCAAGGGTGCGGTGCATGCGCTGACCCGTGCGATGGCCTGCGACCACGGGCCTGAGGGCATCCGCGTCAACGCCATCTGCCCCGGCTATATCGACACTCCGATGCTGCAAAGCTTCTTTACCGGCGACGGCTCGGGCGGGGGTGGCAAGGATATTAGCGAGCTGCAACAGGCCGTGCGCGATGTGCATCCGATGCGCGCCTATGGCACGCCCGACGACATCGCGAACCTCGTCAACTGGCTGGCCAGTGACGAGGCGCGCTATGCATCGGGCCAGCTATGGGTGCTGGACGGTGGGCTAAGCGCGCAAGTCCAGCAGATGAAACTATGA
- a CDS encoding ring-hydroxylating oxygenase subunit alpha, whose protein sequence is MTQFPSAGDFAAIRHGYDADSSRSLSLRSDAYTEQKWFDADLRAIMAKHWQWVCHVEKLREPGSYFALQIAGQPIAIVRDRDGTLRAFYNVCKHRAHELLSGEGVTSRIMCPYHAWVYKLDGQLVRAPETEHLEDFTPSEICLDEVQVEEFCGFVYVNLDPSAKSLAEQTGNLETEIRHWAPDIENLTFGRRMSYEIKSNWKNVVDNFLECYHCPTAHKDFCDLVDMDTYKVTTYGIYSSHMAEAGTSPNSAYDVSNATVKTHAVWWMWPTTCLMRYPGRSSMIVLNVIPMGPDRTLETYDFYLETSDPDPMEVDAMRYIDEVLQPEDIGLVESVQRGMSTPAFIQGRIVNDPSGSGKSEHAVHHFHGLVLDAYAKAAEEAA, encoded by the coding sequence ATGACCCAGTTCCCCTCAGCAGGCGATTTTGCCGCTATCCGCCACGGCTATGACGCCGACAGCAGCCGCTCGCTGTCCCTGCGCAGCGATGCCTATACCGAGCAGAAATGGTTCGACGCCGATCTGCGCGCGATCATGGCAAAGCACTGGCAGTGGGTCTGCCATGTCGAAAAGCTGCGCGAGCCGGGCAGCTACTTTGCGCTGCAAATCGCCGGTCAGCCTATCGCCATTGTGCGCGATCGCGACGGCACGCTGCGCGCCTTCTACAACGTCTGCAAGCACCGCGCGCATGAGTTGCTCAGCGGCGAGGGCGTCACCAGTCGCATCATGTGCCCGTATCACGCGTGGGTCTACAAGCTGGACGGCCAACTAGTCCGCGCGCCGGAAACCGAGCATCTGGAGGATTTCACCCCCTCCGAGATCTGCCTCGACGAGGTGCAGGTCGAGGAGTTCTGCGGCTTTGTCTATGTCAATCTGGACCCGTCGGCGAAATCGCTGGCCGAACAGACCGGCAATCTGGAAACCGAAATTCGCCACTGGGCGCCCGATATCGAGAACCTGACCTTTGGCCGCCGCATGAGTTACGAGATCAAGTCGAACTGGAAGAATGTCGTCGACAATTTCCTTGAGTGTTACCATTGCCCGACCGCGCACAAGGATTTCTGCGATCTGGTCGATATGGACACCTACAAGGTCACGACCTACGGCATCTATTCCTCGCACATGGCCGAGGCAGGCACGTCGCCCAACAGTGCCTATGACGTCTCAAACGCCACGGTCAAAACCCACGCCGTCTGGTGGATGTGGCCAACGACCTGCCTGATGCGCTATCCGGGCCGATCATCCATGATCGTGCTGAACGTGATCCCGATGGGGCCTGATCGCACGCTCGAGACGTATGATTTCTACTTGGAGACGTCCGATCCCGACCCGATGGAGGTCGACGCGATGCGCTATATCGACGAGGTGCTTCAGCCAGAGGATATCGGACTGGTCGAGAGCGTTCAGCGCGGCATGAGCACGCCCGCCTTTATCCAAGGGCGCATCGTCAACGATCCCTCCGGCTCGGGCAAATCCGAACACGCGGTGCATCATTTCCACGGGCTGGTGCTGGACGCCTATGCCAAGGCCGCCGAGGAAGCCGCATGA